In Sphingobacterium sp. PCS056, the following proteins share a genomic window:
- a CDS encoding ABC transporter permease, producing MLKNNIKIAWRNIIKRKYESLINLVGLICSITFVILVGAYVWEVHQVNSQLRHKEQQYLLQSNYKKEGFGIPLTSIGALPKALKEEYPQLVANYYRIDGLTCIVSHGQQIFEEGTVVGDPTLLDMFGFQLFEGNSTTALTKPFSVVITEKAAKKYFGKLNVLGQTLEIKNFNGDKQPFTITGVIIENTQNSVMHLNDAMKSDIFLPIASESYFGRSIDNWHNPYIVSFIELQKGITPDQLHAPIQDLIKRNMDAEFSLNYTPDLKPLKSYFLDDNNGAIRKMISTLLWIAGFVLLMAVINFINITISQNFSRLKEMGVRKVMGSSRTQIIAQLLTEYVITLIIAVILSLPLYVLLTPVFEGIFMRELPTLTALPAAFFILLFLFACMVGFFAGIYPAIKLSSNGILESIKNKFTQNNNKQVIRRVLIFIQFAVAIIILMATIIISKQIDLFLHGNSGYNKESVLTVQVPRDWSEVGLKKMETTRNEFERLPQIESLSLSYEIPGFIGGNNSTLINNKTEKEVNTKVIMSDDHFAKTYQIPILAGTFLSKNTADHQTSYIVINRKAMLALGFKQPDEAVGQTIGLDDEHQYVTISGVTADFIPNSMLEETAPVVWIDINKSLQFRYFSLRLKAGNLSSSMSALEQKWKELLPDAPFQYQFTDERIQKLYKTELQLQRASQVASIAALLIVSLGIIGLITLSINLRNKEVGVRKVLGASLSHLILLFSKEFYMIFVLALLVTIPISYILMHIWLQNYSSRIEIDLLTYLLPLGFLTLLLGTLIIGIIYRATRFNPIEKLRDE from the coding sequence ATGCTAAAAAACAATATAAAAATCGCTTGGCGTAATATTATAAAGCGTAAATACGAAAGTTTAATCAATCTTGTGGGTTTGATTTGTAGTATTACTTTTGTCATACTTGTAGGGGCTTATGTCTGGGAAGTACATCAAGTTAACAGCCAACTACGCCATAAAGAACAGCAGTACCTACTACAAAGTAATTATAAAAAAGAAGGTTTTGGTATACCATTAACAAGTATTGGTGCTTTGCCAAAGGCTTTAAAAGAAGAATATCCTCAATTGGTGGCAAATTACTATCGAATCGATGGATTGACCTGTATTGTTTCCCATGGTCAGCAGATATTCGAAGAAGGTACAGTTGTTGGAGATCCTACCTTATTGGACATGTTCGGCTTCCAATTGTTTGAAGGAAATTCAACAACTGCATTAACAAAACCATTCAGTGTAGTCATCACCGAAAAAGCCGCTAAAAAATATTTTGGAAAACTAAATGTTTTAGGTCAAACGTTGGAAATCAAAAACTTCAATGGCGATAAGCAGCCTTTCACGATCACAGGTGTAATCATAGAAAATACACAGAATTCCGTAATGCACTTAAATGATGCCATGAAATCCGATATCTTTCTACCTATAGCAAGTGAATCTTATTTTGGAAGGTCTATCGACAACTGGCACAATCCTTATATCGTTTCTTTTATCGAGCTTCAAAAAGGAATTACTCCTGATCAATTACATGCTCCTATTCAGGATCTCATAAAGCGGAATATGGATGCGGAATTTTCTTTAAACTATACCCCAGATCTAAAACCTTTAAAAAGCTACTTTTTAGATGACAACAACGGGGCTATTCGTAAAATGATTTCTACCTTACTTTGGATTGCAGGTTTCGTTTTACTAATGGCTGTCATCAATTTCATCAATATCACGATCAGTCAAAACTTCTCACGCCTTAAAGAGATGGGGGTGCGCAAAGTAATGGGTTCATCTCGTACACAGATTATAGCTCAATTACTTACTGAATATGTGATTACGCTAATTATTGCTGTTATATTGAGCCTTCCTTTGTATGTATTGTTAACTCCCGTGTTTGAAGGTATCTTTATGCGTGAACTACCGACATTGACAGCTCTTCCTGCTGCATTTTTTATTTTATTATTTCTATTTGCTTGTATGGTCGGCTTTTTTGCTGGGATCTATCCTGCAATAAAACTATCAAGCAATGGTATATTGGAGTCTATAAAAAATAAATTCACTCAAAATAACAATAAACAGGTTATTCGTCGGGTATTAATCTTTATACAATTTGCTGTGGCTATTATTATCTTAATGGCTACTATTATTATATCCAAACAGATCGATTTATTTTTACATGGCAACTCTGGGTATAATAAGGAATCGGTATTGACGGTACAGGTACCTCGTGATTGGAGTGAAGTAGGATTAAAGAAAATGGAAACTACTCGAAATGAGTTTGAGAGGCTTCCGCAAATCGAATCGCTAAGCCTTTCTTATGAAATCCCTGGATTCATTGGAGGGAATAACAGTACATTAATAAACAATAAAACAGAAAAAGAAGTCAATACGAAAGTGATCATGTCTGATGACCATTTTGCAAAAACGTATCAAATTCCAATATTAGCTGGAACATTTTTATCTAAAAACACAGCTGATCATCAGACTTCTTATATTGTGATCAATAGAAAGGCGATGCTTGCGTTGGGATTTAAACAACCTGACGAAGCTGTCGGACAAACGATTGGATTGGATGATGAACATCAATATGTCACGATTTCGGGTGTAACTGCAGATTTTATTCCCAACTCTATGCTGGAAGAAACCGCTCCTGTTGTATGGATAGATATAAACAAATCATTGCAGTTTCGTTATTTTAGTCTCCGGTTGAAGGCTGGAAATTTGAGTTCTTCTATGTCAGCATTAGAACAAAAATGGAAAGAGTTACTTCCGGATGCTCCGTTTCAATATCAATTTACGGATGAACGTATTCAGAAATTGTACAAGACAGAACTCCAGTTACAGCGTGCCTCACAAGTCGCTTCCATCGCTGCTCTTTTAATTGTATCGTTGGGAATAATTGGTTTGATTACATTGTCCATAAATTTGCGTAATAAAGAAGTAGGTGTACGCAAAGTTCTGGGAGCTTCACTATCACATTTAATTTTACTTTTCTCAAAAGAATTTTACATGATTTTTGTTTTGGCTTTATTAGTGACGATACCTATTAGTTATATACTTATGCATATCTGGTTACAAAATTATAGCAGTCGAATCGAGATTGACTTACTCACGTATTTGCTTCCACTGGGTTTTTTAACTTTATTATTGGGCACATTGATCATAGGTATAATATATCGTGCTACACGATTTAATCCGATTGAAAAATTGAGAGATGAATAA
- a CDS encoding helix-turn-helix domain-containing protein, giving the protein MTKLGEILAKKSVNKSMVARKTGLSKARINELTMNDTAKLRLDEMYLIALAIDSDPNEMMLKLCEDLRLKDSI; this is encoded by the coding sequence ATGACAAAACTTGGAGAAATTCTAGCAAAAAAATCTGTCAATAAATCAATGGTAGCGCGCAAGACAGGATTAAGTAAAGCACGAATCAACGAACTCACCATGAATGATACGGCAAAATTAAGATTAGATGAAATGTATCTCATTGCGCTAGCAATTGATAGTGATCCGAATGAAATGATGCTTAAATTATGTGAAGACCTACGTCTAAAAGATTCAATTTAA
- a CDS encoding ABC transporter permease has protein sequence MLVNNLKIAWRNITKNKLYSSIKIGGFAFGIAICLLIVLYIKHETSYNKLYPAMERVYRLVVQAPEGNKINRWVSLSAPGAATLKDEIPAIESSGRMLPNPQFGAGSNQLTINSLPESHYDDGFVYIDQSILDMFPSPMQYGQLQHALDKPNTVVLTKSKAIKYFKGNPIGQQIYLNNDKSKSYTITGVIDDTPSHSTLSGYGFFMSLAGEPFYPGEQQKWTSNNYTIYIKLKPETNVSLAEQEIFKTYISGHYIPELIKAGRKVGPIVNQIKIKLQNALDIHLYSADIEDDRVSTLNRGDIRMVWTFAAVAFFILLIAGINFVNLSTANATNRAKEIGIRKTIGSSRNSLISQFMIEALSYSFLSLLLGVLLANLLLPLFNNIANKSIQMPWFNWYFIPSLVLSTVIIGVVAGIYPALYLSGFRPIAALKNKLIGNVRKPSLRNGLVIFQFATSIILIIGALISNQQIQYILQKDLGFSKDQVIVLRGLNAVDDKLSPLKRELYALPTVTHVSIGDYLPVPIDGAKRNGNAFWLDGKREQDLATQGQFWRIDEEYLDTYGIKLIEGRNFNPEMASDSMGIIVNKQMIAELGIKNPIGSKITNGETWTIVGVVDDFIFESLKGEGIAPIGLVLRDSPSLLSIKVQPQNMDETLASITKVWNQFSPNQKINYSFMDEGFEALYQDVKRTKNMFTCFAVVAIFIASLGLFGLVTYITQQRTKEIGIRKVLGASHMSLLKLLSEDFIKLVFVAIVIAIPIAWWAMNQWLADFNYRININWVYFIVAGGSAILIALLTISFQTIKVIRTNPVDSLRNE, from the coding sequence ATGCTTGTAAATAATCTTAAAATCGCTTGGCGGAATATCACAAAGAATAAATTGTACTCCAGTATCAAAATTGGTGGATTTGCTTTTGGTATTGCTATCTGTTTATTGATTGTTCTCTATATTAAACATGAAACTAGTTACAATAAGTTGTACCCTGCTATGGAGAGGGTTTATCGTCTTGTTGTTCAGGCACCAGAAGGTAATAAAATCAATCGATGGGTATCTCTTTCTGCTCCTGGTGCGGCCACATTAAAAGATGAAATTCCTGCTATAGAAAGTTCGGGACGTATGCTTCCTAATCCTCAATTCGGTGCAGGTAGCAATCAATTGACTATTAATAGTTTGCCTGAAAGTCATTATGATGATGGATTTGTTTATATCGATCAATCCATATTGGACATGTTTCCCTCTCCTATGCAATACGGTCAATTGCAACATGCGTTAGATAAACCGAATACCGTGGTTCTGACAAAAAGTAAGGCAATTAAATATTTTAAAGGAAATCCTATTGGACAACAGATCTATTTGAACAATGACAAATCCAAGAGTTACACCATCACAGGGGTTATCGATGATACCCCTAGCCATTCTACATTATCTGGTTATGGTTTTTTCATGTCACTGGCTGGTGAACCATTTTATCCAGGTGAACAGCAGAAATGGACGAGCAATAATTATACGATCTATATCAAATTGAAGCCTGAAACAAATGTCAGCCTCGCAGAGCAAGAAATTTTCAAAACTTACATCTCCGGACATTATATTCCTGAACTGATCAAAGCTGGAAGAAAAGTTGGTCCTATCGTGAATCAAATTAAAATCAAGCTTCAAAATGCGCTGGATATCCACCTATATTCAGCAGACATCGAAGATGATCGCGTATCAACATTGAATCGTGGTGATATTCGTATGGTATGGACTTTTGCTGCGGTAGCTTTTTTTATTTTGTTGATTGCAGGTATTAATTTTGTCAACTTATCAACTGCTAATGCAACAAATAGAGCAAAGGAAATAGGTATTCGTAAGACTATTGGTTCGAGCAGGAATAGTTTGATCAGTCAATTTATGATCGAAGCATTAAGCTATAGCTTTCTATCTTTACTCTTAGGTGTTCTTTTAGCAAATCTGCTATTACCACTTTTCAATAACATCGCTAATAAATCAATTCAGATGCCATGGTTCAACTGGTATTTCATTCCTTCATTGGTACTTTCTACTGTTATCATCGGTGTTGTAGCCGGTATTTATCCTGCGCTCTACCTTTCTGGTTTTAGACCTATCGCGGCATTAAAAAATAAATTAATCGGTAACGTACGCAAACCCTCGCTGAGAAATGGTTTGGTCATTTTTCAATTTGCGACCTCCATTATTTTAATTATTGGAGCACTCATCAGTAATCAACAAATACAATATATCCTTCAAAAAGATCTGGGGTTTAGCAAAGATCAGGTGATCGTCCTTCGTGGATTGAATGCTGTCGACGATAAATTAAGCCCACTTAAACGTGAACTTTACGCCCTTCCTACTGTCACCCATGTTTCTATTGGCGACTATTTGCCTGTTCCGATCGATGGAGCGAAGAGAAATGGTAATGCCTTTTGGTTGGATGGGAAGCGAGAACAAGACTTGGCAACACAGGGGCAATTCTGGAGAATAGATGAAGAGTATCTTGACACTTATGGAATTAAATTGATTGAAGGGCGTAATTTTAATCCGGAAATGGCTTCGGATAGTATGGGCATCATTGTCAATAAACAAATGATAGCAGAACTGGGCATAAAAAATCCGATTGGCTCAAAAATCACAAATGGGGAGACCTGGACGATTGTAGGTGTGGTCGATGATTTTATTTTTGAATCTTTAAAAGGTGAGGGCATTGCTCCTATCGGTTTGGTGTTGCGCGATAGCCCTTCTCTGTTGTCCATTAAAGTACAGCCTCAAAACATGGACGAAACATTGGCTTCGATCACCAAGGTTTGGAATCAGTTTAGTCCAAACCAAAAGATCAATTATAGTTTTATGGATGAAGGTTTTGAAGCTTTATATCAAGATGTAAAACGGACAAAAAATATGTTCACCTGCTTTGCTGTAGTTGCTATTTTTATCGCTTCACTGGGTTTATTTGGTTTGGTAACCTATATTACTCAACAGCGGACTAAAGAAATAGGTATTAGAAAAGTGCTTGGAGCGAGCCATATGAGCTTGTTAAAATTACTGTCAGAGGATTTCATAAAACTGGTGTTTGTCGCCATTGTCATTGCCATACCAATCGCTTGGTGGGCAATGAACCAATGGCTTGCTGATTTTAATTACAGAATTAATATCAATTGGGTATATTTTATTGTTGCTGGAGGATCTGCCATTTTGATCGCCTTATTGACGATTAGTTTCCAAACAATAAAAGTGATCCGTACTAACCCAGTGGATAGCTTAAGAAATGAATAG
- a CDS encoding FtsX-like permease family protein — translation MILNEIKIAWRSLYKNKAFSLLNIFGLMLGFTGFLLYYQYINRETSYDKWNPNYDQIYLVGLADKGGFSDETNVMLAPLLKESLPEIVTAGRKINYNFGTYPLFGENTVLVKNAAVIDSAAAHIFQVENKTGNLYRSKIQNEATLVKETVAQKIFKKGDLNFDTPKSIPVLSLQLDQHEFIYGISKDNGLSLIDHDLLVIKEPEDVFAGENPFSYQTYIQVKDGTNIPELVKKIDALYQDKIASKVQPPTLIKGEIYLDPLSHLHLRPKTGSNTPYLMLWIIGSISIIILILASANFANMIIAQADRRIKELALKKILGSSRWAIIRQLLLEVFILTFIAAACSFMILNITGNILQKWFNDDLKQYILNQDTLLYLSIGIVGTTCLSGIYPAFVLSGFKSVHLLKGKLNHTQGKSMLQSSLLVFQISVALLFISGMIVIHSQINYMQTTDKGFEPEQVINFKGLGMYYDNKLDGTYQNLKERLEQDPSILSVASATNIPGEAELPLTVQFKHNHKQLDLEHIGIDKNYFNTLNIAILKGDIPISIKQLLQDSSSHYAVINESAAAFLNVDQPIGAQIAGCDVNFQIVAVVKDTKAYGFENNVKPTVYSYKNECGTVRPQGTLMVKAVKGKVDQAIEIVKKEWQQNPSTKSLPLEYAFMDQQYALLHKKQEEMQTAFNSFTFLAVIIAALGLFSMAAYQVTVRKKEMSVRKVLGASVKTIFIQLNKPFFQLFVIGGLVSIPLTYLILNKWLENFAYRIELQWWYFTIALAIIFIIICISIGYQTLRAAKANPIDSLRNE, via the coding sequence ATGATCTTAAATGAAATCAAAATTGCATGGCGGAGCCTTTATAAGAACAAGGCTTTTTCCTTGTTAAATATATTTGGATTGATGTTAGGCTTTACTGGTTTTCTCTTATACTATCAATATATTAATAGAGAAACAAGTTATGATAAATGGAATCCGAATTATGATCAAATCTATTTGGTTGGACTAGCGGATAAAGGTGGTTTTTCGGATGAAACAAACGTCATGCTTGCTCCTTTACTAAAAGAAAGTCTACCAGAAATCGTAACCGCTGGTCGAAAAATCAATTATAATTTTGGGACTTATCCACTATTTGGTGAAAATACAGTATTGGTTAAAAATGCTGCAGTGATAGATTCGGCAGCTGCACATATTTTTCAAGTAGAAAATAAGACGGGCAACTTATATAGAAGTAAAATACAAAATGAAGCTACCTTAGTAAAGGAGACTGTTGCACAAAAAATATTCAAAAAAGGTGATCTAAATTTTGATACTCCCAAATCCATTCCTGTTTTAAGTTTACAGCTGGATCAACATGAATTTATTTATGGAATAAGTAAAGATAATGGTCTTTCTTTGATTGATCATGATCTACTTGTTATAAAGGAACCTGAGGATGTGTTTGCTGGCGAAAACCCTTTTTCATACCAAACATATATTCAGGTAAAAGATGGAACAAATATTCCTGAATTGGTTAAAAAAATCGATGCCCTCTACCAAGACAAAATCGCTTCAAAAGTACAACCTCCGACTTTGATTAAAGGTGAAATTTACTTAGATCCTTTATCTCATTTGCATTTAAGACCTAAAACGGGTAGCAATACCCCTTATCTGATGCTCTGGATAATCGGAAGTATATCCATTATCATCCTGATTTTAGCTTCAGCTAATTTTGCCAATATGATCATTGCACAGGCTGATCGAAGAATCAAAGAACTGGCATTAAAAAAGATTTTAGGGAGTTCTCGTTGGGCTATCATTCGTCAATTACTTTTAGAGGTGTTTATACTCACCTTTATCGCGGCTGCCTGTAGCTTTATGATCCTGAATATAACAGGAAATATATTACAAAAATGGTTTAATGACGACTTGAAACAATATATATTAAATCAGGATACGCTATTATATCTGTCCATCGGAATCGTGGGTACAACCTGTTTATCCGGTATTTATCCTGCCTTTGTTCTTTCGGGATTCAAATCTGTTCATTTGCTAAAAGGTAAACTTAATCACACTCAGGGCAAAAGTATGCTCCAAAGCAGTTTGTTGGTCTTTCAAATCAGTGTAGCATTACTTTTTATCAGCGGGATGATTGTCATACATAGTCAAATCAACTATATGCAAACCACGGATAAAGGATTCGAACCTGAGCAAGTCATCAATTTTAAGGGCTTGGGGATGTATTATGATAATAAATTGGATGGTACTTACCAAAACTTAAAGGAAAGGCTGGAGCAAGATCCCAGTATCTTATCAGTAGCTTCGGCTACAAATATACCTGGAGAGGCAGAGCTTCCACTAACAGTACAATTTAAACATAATCACAAGCAACTTGATCTGGAACATATCGGAATTGATAAAAATTATTTTAATACGTTGAATATAGCTATACTAAAAGGAGATATACCTATTTCAATCAAACAACTTCTTCAGGACTCATCGTCACACTATGCTGTGATCAATGAATCTGCAGCAGCATTTTTAAATGTAGATCAACCTATCGGGGCTCAGATAGCAGGCTGTGATGTGAATTTTCAAATCGTCGCGGTAGTAAAAGATACAAAAGCCTACGGCTTTGAGAATAATGTTAAACCGACTGTCTACTCTTATAAAAATGAATGTGGAACAGTCAGACCTCAGGGCACATTAATGGTAAAAGCGGTCAAAGGAAAAGTTGATCAGGCTATTGAGATCGTAAAAAAAGAATGGCAACAAAATCCATCGACAAAGTCACTGCCTCTTGAATATGCTTTTATGGATCAACAATATGCTTTGTTGCACAAAAAGCAAGAAGAAATGCAGACTGCTTTTAATAGCTTCACTTTTTTGGCGGTTATCATTGCCGCTCTTGGTCTTTTTAGTATGGCTGCTTATCAAGTAACCGTACGTAAAAAGGAAATGAGTGTACGCAAAGTTTTAGGTGCTTCTGTTAAGACGATTTTCATACAGCTGAATAAGCCCTTTTTTCAACTTTTTGTTATTGGTGGATTAGTCTCTATTCCTCTGACTTATTTGATCCTTAATAAATGGTTGGAAAATTTCGCTTACCGAATTGAACTGCAATGGTGGTACTTCACGATTGCCCTGGCAATTATTTTCATTATCATTTGTATTTCCATCGGCTACCAAACTCTAAGAGCAGCAAAAGCAAACCCGATAGATAGTCTAAGAAATGAATAG
- a CDS encoding ABC transporter ATP-binding protein yields the protein MIQLKHLFKWYNVGSTRSFVLKDVSLTIEQGEFISIMGPSGSGKSTLLNIIGMLDAPDEGEYFFQGENVLDLKQKKRTQLFQSHMGYVFQSYHLLDEMTVYENIETPLIYKNKSSSERKSIVSDLLDRFNIVGKKDLFPSQLSGGQQQIVGIARALAGSPSLLLADEPTGNLNSKQGEEIMELFQQLNAEGVTIIQVTHSEKNATYGKRTIHMLDGQLK from the coding sequence ATGATACAGCTAAAGCACTTATTTAAATGGTATAATGTTGGAAGTACTCGTTCATTTGTACTTAAAGATGTGAGTCTAACTATTGAACAGGGAGAATTTATTTCGATCATGGGACCATCAGGTTCTGGAAAATCAACGTTGTTGAACATCATCGGTATGCTGGATGCTCCAGATGAAGGTGAGTACTTTTTTCAGGGTGAAAATGTTCTGGATCTAAAACAGAAGAAAAGAACACAACTTTTTCAATCGCACATGGGATATGTCTTTCAATCTTATCATTTACTCGATGAGATGACCGTATATGAAAATATTGAAACACCATTGATCTATAAAAACAAATCTTCGTCTGAACGTAAATCTATCGTCAGCGATTTATTAGATCGTTTTAACATCGTAGGAAAAAAAGATTTATTTCCTTCACAATTATCTGGTGGACAGCAACAAATTGTAGGTATTGCTAGAGCTTTGGCAGGTTCTCCTTCTCTCCTATTGGCTGATGAACCCACTGGTAATCTAAACTCTAAACAGGGGGAAGAAATCATGGAGTTGTTTCAGCAGCTCAATGCCGAAGGAGTCACCATCATTCAGGTGACACACTCTGAAAAAAATGCCACTTATGGTAAGAGAACCATCCACATGCTGGATGGTCAATTAAAGTAA
- a CDS encoding transglutaminase-like domain-containing protein gives MDEKELQALVHLLDDPDQLIAEEIENKLLSLGPDIIPSLEEYWESAFDPYIQERLEKIIHAIQFDQTKSELLVWKMSNSFNLLEGLLIINSYQYPSYNNNLIRITIEELKREIWMELRYEMTPYEKVSLINYILFEKFGLSGNTNDYHNPQNSFIGRVLESKKGNPLTLSCIYSIIAQKLDIPIFGINLPKHFILSYLAENQTEDHLLFYINAFNKGQVMQKADVISFLKQLNLPLSKEFMMPCDNVMILKRVLRNLITAYEQNESVSKKQEVEILFKLLAE, from the coding sequence ATGGATGAAAAAGAATTACAGGCTTTGGTACACCTATTGGATGATCCGGATCAACTTATTGCTGAGGAAATCGAAAATAAGCTTTTAAGTTTAGGTCCTGATATCATTCCATCTCTTGAAGAATATTGGGAATCTGCATTTGATCCTTATATCCAGGAGCGTTTAGAAAAAATTATCCACGCGATACAATTTGATCAAACAAAGAGTGAACTTTTAGTTTGGAAAATGAGCAACTCATTTAACCTTCTAGAGGGCTTATTGATTATCAACAGCTACCAGTACCCATCTTATAATAATAATCTCATACGCATTACCATAGAGGAGTTAAAACGAGAGATATGGATGGAACTGCGCTATGAAATGACTCCTTACGAAAAGGTATCCCTGATAAATTATATTTTATTTGAAAAATTTGGTCTTTCAGGAAATACAAATGACTATCATAATCCTCAAAATTCGTTTATTGGAAGGGTGCTGGAATCCAAAAAGGGGAATCCTTTGACACTTTCTTGTATTTATAGCATCATTGCTCAAAAATTAGATATCCCGATTTTCGGCATTAATCTGCCTAAACATTTTATTTTATCTTATTTAGCTGAGAACCAAACTGAGGATCATTTATTGTTTTATATCAATGCCTTTAATAAGGGGCAAGTGATGCAAAAAGCCGATGTGATTTCATTTCTGAAACAGCTTAATCTTCCACTATCAAAAGAATTTATGATGCCTTGTGATAATGTAATGATACTAAAAAGAGTATTACGCAATCTGATCACTGCTTACGAACAAAATGAAAGTGTCAGCAAGAAACAAGAAGTCGAAATACTCTTTAAACTCTTAGCGGAATAG